A single region of the Phaenicophaeus curvirostris isolate KB17595 chromosome 4, BPBGC_Pcur_1.0, whole genome shotgun sequence genome encodes:
- the LOC138719858 gene encoding probable E3 ubiquitin-protein ligase HERC4 isoform X5, whose translation MGQPQLPGKPVPAPHWSHEHSRRNEKVQCSNHDETHRLVLSPDGELSEHWATDSSVYSKTRLVKELGNRDIIQIACGDQHAMALSRGGELFTWGHNSRGQLGVGSQTTTLIPQPQLVKRLKGISLAQIAAGGGHSAAVSLSGAVYSWGKNDFGQLGLGDTEDRDCPSYVGALEHWKTVFISCGADHTAVLSKEGLVCTFGAGGAGQLGHNSTRNELMPRVVAELWGARVSQVACGRQHTLVYVPSLDKVYSFGSSEEGKLGDERKPNQLIPLPIKSPVNTGKSYWEKNTSRKVVEIIAIGNRSIVLRKKNKSSYLDGIATLKVEDVNAWISNSSSQHWEKVKKNIRLIFSSEACINGSFLDKRDKHFKTSKQVSGVDMSEVQRFYEKISKKPQVFREVQNEIEKLLPSLSSSPISPENFRVYLILPVLLQGEDDSSYRSLGLLAQAITKLQPKDLQTLECLWSNLETSFFRELVILYQKVSQKKLSQFIREVRSWQRSPFELHPHETDTLQILQILYQVNSRTGFRVQEQNFFVPEVKGIIGLCQFFNVKETALWKLTNYPCIFNVQDKIIVHYLERDSLSSPSSGQCWIFPVRRQCLLEDIWNNLNGATTQHFRMVLKVCFVGEAGVDDGGPSRELFSIAARTLCQPNSGVFRRLAGLAWFPSQQVPGDKDLFSRVGTLCGMALYNSHVAPFPFPRALYKKLLGLAPTLEDLEELFPAAGRNLQGILDEEHDHILESLDMNFTIMEEDGTVIELKKNGASIPVTKYNRKEFVDLYVNYVFNESVRKPFEDFMQGFLRGCPARKWKMFLPVELQTVLQGHREFDWHLLEKNVEYRQYKTSDRTIRNFWAVFHKLPEEKKKMFLAFLSGSDRIPGFGLEYFKFFIEDPQMKNPDETYPSASTCSRILFLPRYSSKRILKKMLLYAIEHNENFGLR comes from the exons atggggcagccacagcttcctgggaaacctgtgccagcgcctcactgGTCTCAtg AGCACTCGCGGAGGAATGAGAAGGTGCAGTGTTCAAACCACGATGAAACACATAGGCTTGTTCTCTCTCCTGATGGGGAGCTTTCTGAACATTGGGCTACAGATTCGTCTGTCTACTCTAAGACAAG GCTGGTGAAAGAACTAGGAAACCGAGATATTATTCAAATAGCATGTGGGGACCAGCACGCCATGGCGCTATCCAGAG GAGGTGAGCTCTTCACCTGGGGCCACAACAGCCGTGGACAGCTTGGAGTGGGGAGCCAAACCACCACACTCATCCCCCAGCCACAGCTGGTGAAAAGACTGAAGGGCATCTCACTTGCTCAaattgctgctggaggaggtcACAGTGCTGCCGTGTCACTCTCTGGAGCTGTGTACTCGTGGGGAAAGAATGATTTTGGACAGCTGGGACTGGGAGACACAGAAG ACAGGGACTGCCCATCATATGTTGGAGCCTTAGAGCACTGGAAGACTGTCTTTATCTCATGTGGGGCAGATCATACTGCAGTTCTCTCCAAG GAGGGGTTGGTGTGCACCTTTGGAGCAGGAGGGGCTGGCCAGCTTGGTCACAACTCCACTCGGAATGAACTCATGCCTCGTGTGGTGGCCGAGCTGTGGGGAGCAAGAGTTTCGCAGGTTGCCTGTGGCAG ACAGCACACCCTGGTCTATGTCCCTTCCTTGGACAAAGTCTATTCGTTTGGTTCTAGTGAAGAAGGAAAGCTAGGAGATGAGAGAAAGCCTAATCAGTTGATACCGCTTCCCATCAAGTCACCAGTCAATACTGGAAAATCCTATTGGG aaaaaaacacatcacGGAAGGTGGTTGAAATTATTGCAATAGGAAACCGAAGTATTGTCCTTCGCAAGAAGAACAAA AGTTCCTATTTGGATGGTATTGCCACACTGAAGGTTGAAGATGTGAATGCATGGATTTCTAATTCCAGCTCACAACACTGGGAGAAGGTAAAAAA GAATATCAGGCTGATATTTTCATCTGAGGCTTGCATCAATGGGAGCTTCTTGGACAAAAG AGACAAACATTTCAAAACTTCCAAACAAGTCTCAGGTGTAGACATGTCAGAAGTGCAACGTTTTTATGAGAAGATCAGCAAGAAGCCACAAGTCTTCCGGGAG GTGCAAAACGAGATTGAGAAGTTATTGCCATCACTATCTTCGTCTCCCATCTCGCCTGAAAATTTCAGAGTCTACTTGATCTTGCCTGTCcttctgcagggagaggatgacaGCTCTTACCGTTCTCTTGGGCTGCTAGCACAAGCCATCACGAAGCTCCAGCCAAAGGATCTGCAAACTCTTG aatgCCTGTGGTCAAATCTAGAAACATCATTCTTCAGGGAGCTGGTCATTCTATATCAGAAGGTTTCCCAGAAAAAACTGTCTCAATTTATCAGGGAAGTCCGTAGTTGGCAAAGAAGTCCCTTCGAACTGCACCCACATGAAACAGACACTCTGCAAATACTGCAAATTCTTTACCAG GTGAACTCCAGAACTGGTTTCAGAGTACAAGAACAGAACTTCTTTGTGCCTGAGGTGAAAGGGATTATCGGCTTGTGTCAGTTCTTTAATGTAAAAGAA ACAGCCCTATGGAAGCTGACCAACTACCCATGTATCTTTAACGTGCAAGACAAGATCATCGTTCATTATTTAGAACGCGATTCTCTGTCCAGCCCTTCTAGTGGT CAATGCTGGATTTTTCCAGTCAGAAGGCAGTGTCTTCTGGAAGACATATGGAACAATTTAAACGGCGCAACAACCCAGCATTTCAGGATGGTCTTAAAG GTGTGTTTCGTGGGCGAGGCGGGAGTGGACGACGGCGGGCCGTCCCGGGAACTCTTCAGCATCGCCGCCAGGACCCTGTGCCAGCCCAACAGCGGGGTGTTTCGCCGCCTCGCCGGGCTGGCGTGGTTCCCCAGCCAG CAGGTGCCAGGGGACAAGGACCTATTCTCCCGTGTGGGGACACTGTGCGGGATGGCGCTTTACAACAGCCATGTTGcacccttccccttccccagggctCTCTACAAGAAGCTGCTGGGGCTGGCGCCCACCCTGGAAGACCTGGAGGAGCTGTTTCCTGCTGCAGGCCG GAATCTTCAAGGAATTTTGGATGAGGAACATGATCATATCCTTGAGAGCCTGGACATGAACTTCACG ataATGGAAGAAGATGGTACCGTAattgaacttaaaaaaaacgGCGCCAGCATTCCTGTCACTAAGTATAAcag GAAGGAATTTGTTGACTTGTATGTGAATTATGTGTTCAATGAATCGGTACGGAAACCATTTGAGGACTTTATGCAAGGGTTTTTAAGAGGCTGCCCAGCTAGGAAGTGGAAGATGTTTCTCCCTGTAGAGCTCCAGACTGTTCTCCAGGGACACAGAGAATTTGACtggcatctgctggaaaag AATGTGGAGTACAGGCAGTATAAAACATCAGATCGAACCATCAGGAATTTTTGGGCTGTGTTTCACAAactcccagaagaaaaaaagaagatgtttCTTG cttttttgTCGGGATCTGATCGAATCCCTGGCTTTGGactggaatattttaaattttttattgaAGATCCTCAAATGAAAAACCCAGATGAAACCTATCCTTCTGCCAGTACCTGCAGCCGTATTTTGTTCCTCCCCAGATACAGCAGTAAAAGGATACTCAAGAAAATGTTGCTGTATGCTATAGAGCATAATGAAAATTTTGGCTTGCGCTAA
- the LOC138719858 gene encoding probable E3 ubiquitin-protein ligase HERC3 isoform X1 codes for MGQPQLPGKPVPAPHWSHEHSRRNEKVQCSNHDETHRLVLSPDGELSEHWATDSSVYSKTRLVKELGNRDIIQIACGDQHAMALSRGGELFTWGHNSRGQLGVGSQTTTLIPQPQLVKRLKGISLAQIAAGGGHSAAVSLSGAVYSWGKNDFGQLGLGDTEDRDCPSYVGALEHWKTVFISCGADHTAVLSKEGLVCTFGAGGAGQLGHNSTRNELMPRVVAELWGARVSQVACGRQHTLVYVPSLDKVYSFGSSEEGKLGDERKPNQLIPLPIKSPVNTGKSYWEKNTSRKVVEIIAIGNRSIVLRKKNKSSYLDGIATLKVEDVNAWISNSSSQHWEKVKKNIRLIFSSEACINGSFLDKRDKHFKTSKQVSGVDMSEVQRFYEKISKKPQVFREVQNEIEKLLPSLSSSPISPENFRVYLILPVLLQGEDDSSYRSLGLLAQAITKLQPKDLQTLECLWSNLETSFFRELVILYQKVSQKKLSQFIREVRSWQRSPFELHPHETDTLQILQILYQVNSRTGFRVQEQNFFVPEVKGIIGLCQFFNVKETALWKLTNYPCIFNVQDKIIVHYLERDSLSSPSSGVSVANFFYNLEEINTLLTDCYFHLRIHPILMEQQCWIFPVRRQCLLEDIWNNLNGATTQHFRMVLKVCFVGEAGVDDGGPSRELFSIAARTLCQPNSGVFRRLAGLAWFPSQQVPGDKDLFSRVGTLCGMALYNSHVAPFPFPRALYKKLLGLAPTLEDLEELFPAAGRNLQGILDEEHDHILESLDMNFTIMEEDGTVIELKKNGASIPVTKYNRKEFVDLYVNYVFNESVRKPFEDFMQGFLRGCPARKWKMFLPVELQTVLQGHREFDWHLLEKNVEYRQYKTSDRTIRNFWAVFHKLPEEKKKMFLAFLSGSDRIPGFGLEYFKFFIEDPQMKNPDETYPSASTCSRILFLPRYSSKRILKKMLLYAIEHNENFGLR; via the exons atggggcagccacagcttcctgggaaacctgtgccagcgcctcactgGTCTCAtg AGCACTCGCGGAGGAATGAGAAGGTGCAGTGTTCAAACCACGATGAAACACATAGGCTTGTTCTCTCTCCTGATGGGGAGCTTTCTGAACATTGGGCTACAGATTCGTCTGTCTACTCTAAGACAAG GCTGGTGAAAGAACTAGGAAACCGAGATATTATTCAAATAGCATGTGGGGACCAGCACGCCATGGCGCTATCCAGAG GAGGTGAGCTCTTCACCTGGGGCCACAACAGCCGTGGACAGCTTGGAGTGGGGAGCCAAACCACCACACTCATCCCCCAGCCACAGCTGGTGAAAAGACTGAAGGGCATCTCACTTGCTCAaattgctgctggaggaggtcACAGTGCTGCCGTGTCACTCTCTGGAGCTGTGTACTCGTGGGGAAAGAATGATTTTGGACAGCTGGGACTGGGAGACACAGAAG ACAGGGACTGCCCATCATATGTTGGAGCCTTAGAGCACTGGAAGACTGTCTTTATCTCATGTGGGGCAGATCATACTGCAGTTCTCTCCAAG GAGGGGTTGGTGTGCACCTTTGGAGCAGGAGGGGCTGGCCAGCTTGGTCACAACTCCACTCGGAATGAACTCATGCCTCGTGTGGTGGCCGAGCTGTGGGGAGCAAGAGTTTCGCAGGTTGCCTGTGGCAG ACAGCACACCCTGGTCTATGTCCCTTCCTTGGACAAAGTCTATTCGTTTGGTTCTAGTGAAGAAGGAAAGCTAGGAGATGAGAGAAAGCCTAATCAGTTGATACCGCTTCCCATCAAGTCACCAGTCAATACTGGAAAATCCTATTGGG aaaaaaacacatcacGGAAGGTGGTTGAAATTATTGCAATAGGAAACCGAAGTATTGTCCTTCGCAAGAAGAACAAA AGTTCCTATTTGGATGGTATTGCCACACTGAAGGTTGAAGATGTGAATGCATGGATTTCTAATTCCAGCTCACAACACTGGGAGAAGGTAAAAAA GAATATCAGGCTGATATTTTCATCTGAGGCTTGCATCAATGGGAGCTTCTTGGACAAAAG AGACAAACATTTCAAAACTTCCAAACAAGTCTCAGGTGTAGACATGTCAGAAGTGCAACGTTTTTATGAGAAGATCAGCAAGAAGCCACAAGTCTTCCGGGAG GTGCAAAACGAGATTGAGAAGTTATTGCCATCACTATCTTCGTCTCCCATCTCGCCTGAAAATTTCAGAGTCTACTTGATCTTGCCTGTCcttctgcagggagaggatgacaGCTCTTACCGTTCTCTTGGGCTGCTAGCACAAGCCATCACGAAGCTCCAGCCAAAGGATCTGCAAACTCTTG aatgCCTGTGGTCAAATCTAGAAACATCATTCTTCAGGGAGCTGGTCATTCTATATCAGAAGGTTTCCCAGAAAAAACTGTCTCAATTTATCAGGGAAGTCCGTAGTTGGCAAAGAAGTCCCTTCGAACTGCACCCACATGAAACAGACACTCTGCAAATACTGCAAATTCTTTACCAG GTGAACTCCAGAACTGGTTTCAGAGTACAAGAACAGAACTTCTTTGTGCCTGAGGTGAAAGGGATTATCGGCTTGTGTCAGTTCTTTAATGTAAAAGAA ACAGCCCTATGGAAGCTGACCAACTACCCATGTATCTTTAACGTGCAAGACAAGATCATCGTTCATTATTTAGAACGCGATTCTCTGTCCAGCCCTTCTAGTGGTGTAAGTGTGGCCAATTTCTTTTACAATTTAGAAGAGATAAACACACTGCTAACAGACTGTTACTTCCATCTTCGGATACACCCAATACTGATGGAACAGCAATGCTGGATTTTTCCAGTCAGAAGGCAGTGTCTTCTGGAAGACATATGGAACAATTTAAACGGCGCAACAACCCAGCATTTCAGGATGGTCTTAAAG GTGTGTTTCGTGGGCGAGGCGGGAGTGGACGACGGCGGGCCGTCCCGGGAACTCTTCAGCATCGCCGCCAGGACCCTGTGCCAGCCCAACAGCGGGGTGTTTCGCCGCCTCGCCGGGCTGGCGTGGTTCCCCAGCCAG CAGGTGCCAGGGGACAAGGACCTATTCTCCCGTGTGGGGACACTGTGCGGGATGGCGCTTTACAACAGCCATGTTGcacccttccccttccccagggctCTCTACAAGAAGCTGCTGGGGCTGGCGCCCACCCTGGAAGACCTGGAGGAGCTGTTTCCTGCTGCAGGCCG GAATCTTCAAGGAATTTTGGATGAGGAACATGATCATATCCTTGAGAGCCTGGACATGAACTTCACG ataATGGAAGAAGATGGTACCGTAattgaacttaaaaaaaacgGCGCCAGCATTCCTGTCACTAAGTATAAcag GAAGGAATTTGTTGACTTGTATGTGAATTATGTGTTCAATGAATCGGTACGGAAACCATTTGAGGACTTTATGCAAGGGTTTTTAAGAGGCTGCCCAGCTAGGAAGTGGAAGATGTTTCTCCCTGTAGAGCTCCAGACTGTTCTCCAGGGACACAGAGAATTTGACtggcatctgctggaaaag AATGTGGAGTACAGGCAGTATAAAACATCAGATCGAACCATCAGGAATTTTTGGGCTGTGTTTCACAAactcccagaagaaaaaaagaagatgtttCTTG cttttttgTCGGGATCTGATCGAATCCCTGGCTTTGGactggaatattttaaattttttattgaAGATCCTCAAATGAAAAACCCAGATGAAACCTATCCTTCTGCCAGTACCTGCAGCCGTATTTTGTTCCTCCCCAGATACAGCAGTAAAAGGATACTCAAGAAAATGTTGCTGTATGCTATAGAGCATAATGAAAATTTTGGCTTGCGCTAA
- the LOC138719858 gene encoding probable E3 ubiquitin-protein ligase HERC4 isoform X6, translating to MILDSWDWETQKEGLVCTFGAGGAGQLGHNSTRNELMPRVVAELWGARVSQVACGRQHTLVYVPSLDKVYSFGSSEEGKLGDERKPNQLIPLPIKSPVNTGKSYWEKNTSRKVVEIIAIGNRSIVLRKKNKSSYLDGIATLKVEDVNAWISNSSSQHWEKVKKNIRLIFSSEACINGSFLDKRDKHFKTSKQVSGVDMSEVQRFYEKISKKPQVFREVQNEIEKLLPSLSSSPISPENFRVYLILPVLLQGEDDSSYRSLGLLAQAITKLQPKDLQTLECLWSNLETSFFRELVILYQKVSQKKLSQFIREVRSWQRSPFELHPHETDTLQILQILYQVNSRTGFRVQEQNFFVPEVKGIIGLCQFFNVKETALWKLTNYPCIFNVQDKIIVHYLERDSLSSPSSGVSVANFFYNLEEINTLLTDCYFHLRIHPILMEQQCWIFPVRRQCLLEDIWNNLNGATTQHFRMVLKVCFVGEAGVDDGGPSRELFSIAARTLCQPNSGVFRRLAGLAWFPSQQVPGDKDLFSRVGTLCGMALYNSHVAPFPFPRALYKKLLGLAPTLEDLEELFPAAGRNLQGILDEEHDHILESLDMNFTIMEEDGTVIELKKNGASIPVTKYNRKEFVDLYVNYVFNESVRKPFEDFMQGFLRGCPARKWKMFLPVELQTVLQGHREFDWHLLEKNVEYRQYKTSDRTIRNFWAVFHKLPEEKKKMFLAFLSGSDRIPGFGLEYFKFFIEDPQMKNPDETYPSASTCSRILFLPRYSSKRILKKMLLYAIEHNENFGLR from the exons ATGATTTTGGACAGCTGGGACTGGGAGACACAGAAG GAGGGGTTGGTGTGCACCTTTGGAGCAGGAGGGGCTGGCCAGCTTGGTCACAACTCCACTCGGAATGAACTCATGCCTCGTGTGGTGGCCGAGCTGTGGGGAGCAAGAGTTTCGCAGGTTGCCTGTGGCAG ACAGCACACCCTGGTCTATGTCCCTTCCTTGGACAAAGTCTATTCGTTTGGTTCTAGTGAAGAAGGAAAGCTAGGAGATGAGAGAAAGCCTAATCAGTTGATACCGCTTCCCATCAAGTCACCAGTCAATACTGGAAAATCCTATTGGG aaaaaaacacatcacGGAAGGTGGTTGAAATTATTGCAATAGGAAACCGAAGTATTGTCCTTCGCAAGAAGAACAAA AGTTCCTATTTGGATGGTATTGCCACACTGAAGGTTGAAGATGTGAATGCATGGATTTCTAATTCCAGCTCACAACACTGGGAGAAGGTAAAAAA GAATATCAGGCTGATATTTTCATCTGAGGCTTGCATCAATGGGAGCTTCTTGGACAAAAG AGACAAACATTTCAAAACTTCCAAACAAGTCTCAGGTGTAGACATGTCAGAAGTGCAACGTTTTTATGAGAAGATCAGCAAGAAGCCACAAGTCTTCCGGGAG GTGCAAAACGAGATTGAGAAGTTATTGCCATCACTATCTTCGTCTCCCATCTCGCCTGAAAATTTCAGAGTCTACTTGATCTTGCCTGTCcttctgcagggagaggatgacaGCTCTTACCGTTCTCTTGGGCTGCTAGCACAAGCCATCACGAAGCTCCAGCCAAAGGATCTGCAAACTCTTG aatgCCTGTGGTCAAATCTAGAAACATCATTCTTCAGGGAGCTGGTCATTCTATATCAGAAGGTTTCCCAGAAAAAACTGTCTCAATTTATCAGGGAAGTCCGTAGTTGGCAAAGAAGTCCCTTCGAACTGCACCCACATGAAACAGACACTCTGCAAATACTGCAAATTCTTTACCAG GTGAACTCCAGAACTGGTTTCAGAGTACAAGAACAGAACTTCTTTGTGCCTGAGGTGAAAGGGATTATCGGCTTGTGTCAGTTCTTTAATGTAAAAGAA ACAGCCCTATGGAAGCTGACCAACTACCCATGTATCTTTAACGTGCAAGACAAGATCATCGTTCATTATTTAGAACGCGATTCTCTGTCCAGCCCTTCTAGTGGTGTAAGTGTGGCCAATTTCTTTTACAATTTAGAAGAGATAAACACACTGCTAACAGACTGTTACTTCCATCTTCGGATACACCCAATACTGATGGAACAGCAATGCTGGATTTTTCCAGTCAGAAGGCAGTGTCTTCTGGAAGACATATGGAACAATTTAAACGGCGCAACAACCCAGCATTTCAGGATGGTCTTAAAG GTGTGTTTCGTGGGCGAGGCGGGAGTGGACGACGGCGGGCCGTCCCGGGAACTCTTCAGCATCGCCGCCAGGACCCTGTGCCAGCCCAACAGCGGGGTGTTTCGCCGCCTCGCCGGGCTGGCGTGGTTCCCCAGCCAG CAGGTGCCAGGGGACAAGGACCTATTCTCCCGTGTGGGGACACTGTGCGGGATGGCGCTTTACAACAGCCATGTTGcacccttccccttccccagggctCTCTACAAGAAGCTGCTGGGGCTGGCGCCCACCCTGGAAGACCTGGAGGAGCTGTTTCCTGCTGCAGGCCG GAATCTTCAAGGAATTTTGGATGAGGAACATGATCATATCCTTGAGAGCCTGGACATGAACTTCACG ataATGGAAGAAGATGGTACCGTAattgaacttaaaaaaaacgGCGCCAGCATTCCTGTCACTAAGTATAAcag GAAGGAATTTGTTGACTTGTATGTGAATTATGTGTTCAATGAATCGGTACGGAAACCATTTGAGGACTTTATGCAAGGGTTTTTAAGAGGCTGCCCAGCTAGGAAGTGGAAGATGTTTCTCCCTGTAGAGCTCCAGACTGTTCTCCAGGGACACAGAGAATTTGACtggcatctgctggaaaag AATGTGGAGTACAGGCAGTATAAAACATCAGATCGAACCATCAGGAATTTTTGGGCTGTGTTTCACAAactcccagaagaaaaaaagaagatgtttCTTG cttttttgTCGGGATCTGATCGAATCCCTGGCTTTGGactggaatattttaaattttttattgaAGATCCTCAAATGAAAAACCCAGATGAAACCTATCCTTCTGCCAGTACCTGCAGCCGTATTTTGTTCCTCCCCAGATACAGCAGTAAAAGGATACTCAAGAAAATGTTGCTGTATGCTATAGAGCATAATGAAAATTTTGGCTTGCGCTAA
- the LOC138719858 gene encoding probable E3 ubiquitin-protein ligase HERC4 isoform X7: MEGLVCTFGAGGAGQLGHNSTRNELMPRVVAELWGARVSQVACGRQHTLVYVPSLDKVYSFGSSEEGKLGDERKPNQLIPLPIKSPVNTGKSYWEKNTSRKVVEIIAIGNRSIVLRKKNKSSYLDGIATLKVEDVNAWISNSSSQHWEKVKKNIRLIFSSEACINGSFLDKRDKHFKTSKQVSGVDMSEVQRFYEKISKKPQVFREVQNEIEKLLPSLSSSPISPENFRVYLILPVLLQGEDDSSYRSLGLLAQAITKLQPKDLQTLECLWSNLETSFFRELVILYQKVSQKKLSQFIREVRSWQRSPFELHPHETDTLQILQILYQVNSRTGFRVQEQNFFVPEVKGIIGLCQFFNVKETALWKLTNYPCIFNVQDKIIVHYLERDSLSSPSSGVSVANFFYNLEEINTLLTDCYFHLRIHPILMEQQCWIFPVRRQCLLEDIWNNLNGATTQHFRMVLKVCFVGEAGVDDGGPSRELFSIAARTLCQPNSGVFRRLAGLAWFPSQQVPGDKDLFSRVGTLCGMALYNSHVAPFPFPRALYKKLLGLAPTLEDLEELFPAAGRNLQGILDEEHDHILESLDMNFTIMEEDGTVIELKKNGASIPVTKYNRKEFVDLYVNYVFNESVRKPFEDFMQGFLRGCPARKWKMFLPVELQTVLQGHREFDWHLLEKNVEYRQYKTSDRTIRNFWAVFHKLPEEKKKMFLAFLSGSDRIPGFGLEYFKFFIEDPQMKNPDETYPSASTCSRILFLPRYSSKRILKKMLLYAIEHNENFGLR; this comes from the exons ATG GAGGGGTTGGTGTGCACCTTTGGAGCAGGAGGGGCTGGCCAGCTTGGTCACAACTCCACTCGGAATGAACTCATGCCTCGTGTGGTGGCCGAGCTGTGGGGAGCAAGAGTTTCGCAGGTTGCCTGTGGCAG ACAGCACACCCTGGTCTATGTCCCTTCCTTGGACAAAGTCTATTCGTTTGGTTCTAGTGAAGAAGGAAAGCTAGGAGATGAGAGAAAGCCTAATCAGTTGATACCGCTTCCCATCAAGTCACCAGTCAATACTGGAAAATCCTATTGGG aaaaaaacacatcacGGAAGGTGGTTGAAATTATTGCAATAGGAAACCGAAGTATTGTCCTTCGCAAGAAGAACAAA AGTTCCTATTTGGATGGTATTGCCACACTGAAGGTTGAAGATGTGAATGCATGGATTTCTAATTCCAGCTCACAACACTGGGAGAAGGTAAAAAA GAATATCAGGCTGATATTTTCATCTGAGGCTTGCATCAATGGGAGCTTCTTGGACAAAAG AGACAAACATTTCAAAACTTCCAAACAAGTCTCAGGTGTAGACATGTCAGAAGTGCAACGTTTTTATGAGAAGATCAGCAAGAAGCCACAAGTCTTCCGGGAG GTGCAAAACGAGATTGAGAAGTTATTGCCATCACTATCTTCGTCTCCCATCTCGCCTGAAAATTTCAGAGTCTACTTGATCTTGCCTGTCcttctgcagggagaggatgacaGCTCTTACCGTTCTCTTGGGCTGCTAGCACAAGCCATCACGAAGCTCCAGCCAAAGGATCTGCAAACTCTTG aatgCCTGTGGTCAAATCTAGAAACATCATTCTTCAGGGAGCTGGTCATTCTATATCAGAAGGTTTCCCAGAAAAAACTGTCTCAATTTATCAGGGAAGTCCGTAGTTGGCAAAGAAGTCCCTTCGAACTGCACCCACATGAAACAGACACTCTGCAAATACTGCAAATTCTTTACCAG GTGAACTCCAGAACTGGTTTCAGAGTACAAGAACAGAACTTCTTTGTGCCTGAGGTGAAAGGGATTATCGGCTTGTGTCAGTTCTTTAATGTAAAAGAA ACAGCCCTATGGAAGCTGACCAACTACCCATGTATCTTTAACGTGCAAGACAAGATCATCGTTCATTATTTAGAACGCGATTCTCTGTCCAGCCCTTCTAGTGGTGTAAGTGTGGCCAATTTCTTTTACAATTTAGAAGAGATAAACACACTGCTAACAGACTGTTACTTCCATCTTCGGATACACCCAATACTGATGGAACAGCAATGCTGGATTTTTCCAGTCAGAAGGCAGTGTCTTCTGGAAGACATATGGAACAATTTAAACGGCGCAACAACCCAGCATTTCAGGATGGTCTTAAAG GTGTGTTTCGTGGGCGAGGCGGGAGTGGACGACGGCGGGCCGTCCCGGGAACTCTTCAGCATCGCCGCCAGGACCCTGTGCCAGCCCAACAGCGGGGTGTTTCGCCGCCTCGCCGGGCTGGCGTGGTTCCCCAGCCAG CAGGTGCCAGGGGACAAGGACCTATTCTCCCGTGTGGGGACACTGTGCGGGATGGCGCTTTACAACAGCCATGTTGcacccttccccttccccagggctCTCTACAAGAAGCTGCTGGGGCTGGCGCCCACCCTGGAAGACCTGGAGGAGCTGTTTCCTGCTGCAGGCCG GAATCTTCAAGGAATTTTGGATGAGGAACATGATCATATCCTTGAGAGCCTGGACATGAACTTCACG ataATGGAAGAAGATGGTACCGTAattgaacttaaaaaaaacgGCGCCAGCATTCCTGTCACTAAGTATAAcag GAAGGAATTTGTTGACTTGTATGTGAATTATGTGTTCAATGAATCGGTACGGAAACCATTTGAGGACTTTATGCAAGGGTTTTTAAGAGGCTGCCCAGCTAGGAAGTGGAAGATGTTTCTCCCTGTAGAGCTCCAGACTGTTCTCCAGGGACACAGAGAATTTGACtggcatctgctggaaaag AATGTGGAGTACAGGCAGTATAAAACATCAGATCGAACCATCAGGAATTTTTGGGCTGTGTTTCACAAactcccagaagaaaaaaagaagatgtttCTTG cttttttgTCGGGATCTGATCGAATCCCTGGCTTTGGactggaatattttaaattttttattgaAGATCCTCAAATGAAAAACCCAGATGAAACCTATCCTTCTGCCAGTACCTGCAGCCGTATTTTGTTCCTCCCCAGATACAGCAGTAAAAGGATACTCAAGAAAATGTTGCTGTATGCTATAGAGCATAATGAAAATTTTGGCTTGCGCTAA